From the Anguilla anguilla isolate fAngAng1 chromosome 6, fAngAng1.pri, whole genome shotgun sequence genome, one window contains:
- the LOC118229907 gene encoding poly(A) polymerase type 3-like, with translation MVINLSTGDIMPLPLTNQVQASPPAPKHFGITSPISLAPPKEADLMLTRKLVEALKPYGVFEEELELQRRILVLGKLNTLVKEWIRDMSETKNLPASVVDNVGGKIFTFGSYRLGVHTKGADIDALCVSPRHVERSDFFSSFYEKLKEQEEVKDLRAVEEAFVPVIKLSFDGIEIDILFARLALQTIPENLDLRDDGLLRNLDIRCIRSLNGCRVTDEILHLVPNIENFRLTLRAIKLWAKRHNIYSNILGFLGGVSWAMLVARTCQLYPNAVASTLVHKFFLVFSKW, from the exons ATGGTTATTAATCTGAGTACTGGAGATATAATGCCGTT ACCCCTTACAAACCAGGTGCAGGCGTCTCCACCAGCGCCAAAGCACTTTGGGATCACGTCGCCTATCAGCCTGGCCCCGCCGAAAGAGGCGGACCTGATGCTCACACGGAAGCTGGTGGAGGCGCTCAAGCCCTACGGCGTGTTTGAGGAAGAACTGGAGTTACAGCGCAG gATTTTGGTTTTGGGCAAATTGAACACTTTGGTTAAAGAGTGGATCAGAGACATGAGTGAAACTAAG AATTTGCCTGCATCTGTGGTAGACAATGTTGGAGGGAAGATATTCACCTTTGGTTCCTACAGGTTAGGAGTTCACACAAAAG GTGCGGATATCGATGCCCTCTGCGTTTCTCCACGTCATGTGGAGAGGTCGGATTTTTTCTCCTCGTTTTATGAGAAGTTGAAGGAGCAAGAGGAAGTTAAAGACTTGAGG GCAGTGGAGGAGGCTTTTGTTCCTGTAATAAAATTGTCCTTTGATGGCATTGAG attgACATACTGTTCGCCCGATTAGCGCTTCAGACCATCCCAGAAAATCTTGACCTTCGAGATGACGGCTTACTACGGAATTTGGACATCCGCTGTATAAGAAGTCTTAATG GTTGCCGTGTGACTGATGAAATACTACACTTGGTTCCCAACATAGAAAACTTTAGACTGACCTTGAGGGCCATAAAGCTGTGGGCCAAAC GTCACAACATCTACTCCAACATCTTGGGCTTCCTGGGCGGGGTGTCATGGGCCATGCTGGTGGCCAGGACCTGCCAGCTGTACCCCAACGCTGTGGCCTCGACGCTGGTGCACAAGTTCTTCCTCGTCTTCTCGAAATGGTAA